In Populus trichocarpa isolate Nisqually-1 chromosome 12, P.trichocarpa_v4.1, whole genome shotgun sequence, a genomic segment contains:
- the LOC7484413 gene encoding protein JOKA2 isoform X3 yields MDSTMVIKVKYGDTLRRFNAHVKENEQLDLNMTALRAKILNLFNFPADCDLALTYIDEDGDVVTLADDDDLRDVMRQNLKFLRIDAQLNNDKFGKSYARCSGSSTPMRSPRVQSPLPCLNNGVAEVLKSVPEPLQGILSKISHDLASKAVASNAVRTELVDCFSKMGQSHLNPAPQSEDGAGSSVQTGAAVPTVVNASKDMGMLEDLPKSNSPFKTSQEESFENVTRTSAGPHTAVSAPVNLNRNPQASNPSAHCAPLASFVPAGDDGKEAKKQNTCRPTRKPVPFGLPTFPMNYGFPSHTDFPFSGVAVENDSAVRSPKSHAIKRSDYVNNPMFGMFHRGVQCDGCGVHPITGPRYKSKVKEDYDLCSICFAAMGNEADYIKMDRPMSCRNPWSSKCFNDPKSLAFPQPLYKGSCGVKGAQPKLDSRFVLDVNVSDGTVMPSSTPFTKIWRMRNSGSVVWPQGVRLVWIGGDQFFSADSVEIEIPVNGVPIDGELDIAADFVAPALPGRYISYWKMAHPSGVKFGQRIWVLIEVDASLKDPFFKDLNLNESPNWSGSKCPEDLDMNAQPADGCFLGPQNTTSLSEPVEPMVAEQPKSQELFPIDDALPVGHGVLASAPPEASASSVPVLYPMIDISEPVPVLYPMIDISETATTGPFEPLPAVDAPASSEGVNMESVVEKTLLKDLEEMGFKQVDLNKEILRRNEYDLEQSVDDLCGFAEWDPILEELQEMGFSDKEMNKKLLKKNNGSIRGVVMDILTGEKA; encoded by the exons GTTAAATATGGTGATACGCTTAGGCGTTTTAATGCTCATGTGAAGGAGAATGAGCAACTCGATCTTAACATGACTGCACTTAGGGCAAAAATCctcaatctttttaattttcctgcTGACTGTGATCTCGCTTTAACTTATATTGATGAAGACGGGGATGTGGTAACACttgctgatgatgatgatctacGTGATGTGATGAGgcaaaacttgaaatttttgaGGATTGATGCACAGCTTAATAATGACAAGTTTGGTAAATCTTATGCCAGATGTAGTGGTAGTTCCACCCCTATGAGGTCCCCTCGAGTCCAGAGTCCATTACCATGTCTCAACAATGGTGTTGCTGAAGTTTTGAAATCTGTGCCTGAGCCCCTGCAAGGCATACTTTCCAAGATATCTCATGAC CTGGCTTCAAAAGCTGTGGCATCCAATGCAGTGCGTACTGAGCTTGTTGACTGCTTTTCAAAGATGGGGCAATCCCATTTGAACCCAGCCCCCCAGTCTGAAGATGGTGCAGGTTCAAGTGTCCAAACTGGAGCTGCTGTTCCTACAGTTGTTAATGCATCCAAGGATATGGGTATGCTAGAAGACTTGCCAAAGTCAAACTCACCTTTCAAAACCAGCCAGGAAGAGAGCTTTGAAAATGTTACCAGGACTTCAGCGGGACCACACACAGCTGTCTCTGCTCCTGTTAATCTGAATCGGAACCCTCAAGCTTCCAATCCATCTGCACATTGTGCTCCCCTTGCATCATTTGTCCCTGCTGGTGATGATGGGAAGGAAGCCAAGAAACAGAATACCTGTCGTCCTACTAGGAAGCCTGTTCCCTTTGGTTTGCCCACCTTTCCTATGAATTACGGCTTTCCTTCACACactgattttccatttagtggAGTGGCTGTGGAAAATGACTCAGCTGTGCGTTCTCCAAAAAGTCATGCAATTAAGAGAAGCGACTATGTCAATAATCCCATGTTTGGCATGTTTCATAGGGGTGTTCAATGCGATGGATGTGGTGTTCATCCAATTACTGGACCTCGGTACAAGTCCAAAGT GAAAGAAGATTATGATCTCTGCAGTATCTGCTTTGCTGCCATGGGTAATGAAGCTGATTACATAAAGATGGACAGGCCGATGTCTTGCCGTAATCCTTGGTCTTCCAAGTGTTTCAATGATCCT AAATCTTTGGCCTTCCCACAGCCTCTCTACAAAGGTTCTTGTGGAGTAAAGGGAGCTCAACCTAAGCTAGACAGCCGTTTTGTTTTGGATGTCAATGTCTCAGACGGTACTGTGATGCCTTCATCTACACCCTTTACCAAGATATGGCGAATGCGCAACAGTGGTAGTGTTGTATGGCCCCAGGGAGTGCGGCTTGTGTGGATTGGTGGAGACCAGTTCTTCAGCGCTGATTCTGTTGAGATAGAG ATTCCAGTCAATGGCGTGCCTATTGATGGTGAACTTGATATTGCAGCTGATTTTGTAGCTCCTGCTCTGCCTGGTAGATACATATCTTATTGGAAGATGGCACACCCATCAGGTGTGAAATTTGGACAGCGCATCTGGGTTCTTATTGAG GTTGATGCTTCCCTGAAAGACCCATTCTTCAAAGATCTGAACTTGAATGAGTCCCCCAATTGGAGTGGTTCTAAATGCCCTGAAGATTTAGATATGAATGCCCAGCCTGCTGATGGCTGTTTTCTGGGGCCTCAGAATACTACCTCGCTTTCAGAACCAGTAGAGCCCATGGTTGCCGAACAGCCTAAGAGCCAGGAGTTGTTTCCTATTGATGACGCCTTGCCGGTTGGGCATGGTGTTTTAGCCTCTGCTCCTCCAGAGGCCAGCGCTTCATCTGTTCCTGTTTTATATCCAATGATAGACATTTCTGAACCAGTTCCTGTTTTATATCCAATGATAGACATTTCTGAAACAGCGACTACTGGTCCTTTTGAACCCCTTCCTGCTGTGGATGCTCCAGCTTCGTCTGAAGGAGTCAACATGGAAAGTGTTGTTGAGAAGACCCTCCTAAAGGATCTTGAGGAAATGGGCTTCAAGCAGGTTGATTTGAACAAAGAGATCTTGAGGCGAAATGAGTATGATCTAGAGCAGTCAGTGGATGATCTTTGCGGCTTTGCGGAGTGGGACCCCATTCTTGAGGAGCTGCAAGAGATG GGTTTCAGTGACAAGGAAATGAACAAGAAGCtgctaaagaaaaacaatgggAGTATCAGGGGTGTGGTCATGGATATTCTCACCGGGGAGAAGGCTTAG
- the LOC7484412 gene encoding protein JOKA2-like: MLEDLPNSNSPFKTSQEESFENVTRTSAAPHTAVSAPVILNGNPQASNPFAHCAPLASQVPAGDDGKEAKKQNTCLPTRKPNPFGLPTFPMNYGFPSPTDFPFSGVPVENDSALRSPKSHAIKRSDCVNNPMVGMFHRGVQCDGCGVHPITGPRYTSKVKEDYDLCSICFAAMGNEADYIKMDRPMSCRNPWSSKCFNDPTQKSLAFPQPLYKGSCGVKGGQPKLDSRFVLDVNVSDGTVMPSSTPFTKIWRMRNSGSVAWPQGVRLVWIGGDQFFSADSVEIEIPVNGVPIDGELDIAADFVSPALPGRYISYWKMAHPSGVKFGQRIWVLIEVDASLKDPSFKDLNLNESPNWSGSKCHEDLERISTARLLIMLKERERLHCFGPRKRRE; encoded by the exons ATGCTAGAAGACTTGCCAAATTCAAACTCACCTTTCAAAACCAGCCAGGAAGAGAGCTTTGAAAATGTTACCAGGACTTCAGCGGCACCACACACGGCTGTCTCTGCTCCTGTTATTCTGAATGGGAACCCTCAAGCTTCCAATCCGTTTGCACATTGTGCTCCCCTTGCATCACAAGTCCCTGCTGGTGATGATGGGAAGGAAGCCAAGAAACAGAATACCTGTCTTCCAACTAGGAAGCCTAATCCCTTTGGTTTGCCCACCTTTCCTATGAATTACGGCTTCCCTTCACCCactgattttccatttagtggAGTGCCTGTGGAAAATGACTCAGCTCTGCGTTCTCCAAAAAGTCATGCAATTAAGAGAAGCGACTGCGTCAATAATCCCATGGTTGGCATGTTTCATAGGGGTGTTCAATGCGATGGATGTGGTGTTCATCCAATTACTGGACCTCGGTACACGTCCAAAGT GAAAGAAGATTATGATCTCTGCAGTATCTGCTTTGCTGCCATGGGTAATGAAGCTGATTACATAAAGATGGACAGGCCGATGTCTTGCCGTAATCCTTGGTCTTCCAAGTGTTTCAATGATCCT ACACAGAAATCTTTGGCCTTCCCACAGCCTCTCTACAAAGGCTCCTGTGGAGTAAAGGGAGGTCAACCTAAGCTAGACAGCCGTTTTGTTTTGGATGTCAATGTCTCAGACGGTACTGTGATGCCTTCATCTACACCCTTTACCAAGATATGGCGAATGCGCAACAGTGGTAGTGTTGCATGGCCCCAGGGAGTGCGGCTTGTGTGGATTGGTGGAGACCAGTTCTTCAGCGCTGATTCTGTTGAGATAGAG ATTCCAGTCAATGGCGTGCCTATTGATGGTGAACTTGATATTGCAGCTGATTTTGTATCTCCTGCTCTGCCTGGTAGATACATATCATATTGGAAGATGGCACACCCATCAGGTGTGAAATTTGGACAGCGCATCTGGGTTCTTATTGAG GTTGATGCTTCCCTGAAAGATCCGTCCTTCAAAGATCTGAACTTGAATGAGTCCCCCAATTGGAGTGGCTCTAAATGCCATGAAGATTTGGAAAGAATAAGCACTGCCCGATTGTTGATCATGTTGAAGGAACGG GAAAGACTGCACTGCTTTGGGCCCAGGAAGCGAAGGGAATGA
- the LOC7483501 gene encoding plant intracellular Ras-group-related LRR protein 9: MDPNPKTHPILSYVMARLPSLGPKPPDLSFDIEQPPQPPPQQQPPPLPQLTDPALLSSMRRAVGDVAQTRSILQTLGPRPDHETVDAAKLKVSEIESNLSKELEDLVLSQRSSEIDRLEWRAHLAEKEKKIREEAEKERGFYKMVLQLDEMHEEYEKLLKEAEERLVKIYEKAERGGEEEEEVVVEEEEEVSEEVVGVLREGSGKGMERVDLSNRRLRILPEAFGRVVGLKVLNLSNNQLEVIPDSIAGLEILEELILASNLLEALPDSIGLLQNLKILDVSSNKIEILPDTICHCRSLLELDVSFNRLTYLPTNIGYEMLNLQRLSIQLNKICSLPTSICEMRFLCHLDAHFNELRGLPLAIGNLANLEILNLSSNFSDLKELPETFGDLMNLKELDLSNNQISALPDTFGRLDNLTKLNLDQNPLVIPPAEVVKEGVEAVKTFMAKRWLDILVEEERKSMLEVQEQAQTGWLTRSTSWLKTYASGVSETVSGILSPRGPRDPYLDQQL; the protein is encoded by the exons ATGGATCCGAACCCGAAAACCCACCCGATTCTCTCTTACGTCATGGCCCGACTTCCCTCTCTCGGACCCAAACCCCCTGACCTCTCCTTCGACATCGAGCAACCTCCACAGCcaccaccacaacaacaacCACCACCGCTTCCCCAATTAACTGACCCAGCCCTCCTCTCTTCTATGAGACGCGCTGTTGGCGATGTAGCCCAAACCCGATCGATACTCCAAACCCTAGGCCCCCGACCCGACCACGAAACTGTCGACGCTGCGAAACTCAAAGTAAGCGAAATCGAGAGCAATCTATCGAAAGAATTGGAGGATCTTGTGCTTTCTCAGCGGTCGAGTGAGATTGATAGGTTAGAGTGGAGGGCGCATTTGgctgagaaagaaaagaagattcgAGAAGAGgcggagaaagagagagggttTTATAAAATGGTGTTGCAATTGGATGAAATGCACGAGGAGTATGAGAAGTTGTTGAAGGAAGCGGAGGAAAGATTGGTGAAGATTTATGAGAAGGCGGAGCGAGGaggggaggaagaagaggaggtggtggtggaggaggaggaggaggtgagtGAGGAGGTCGTGGGAGTTTTGAGAGAGGGGAGTGGAAAAGGGATGGAAAGAGTGGATTTGTCGAATCGGAGACTCAGAATTTTACCTGAGGCATTTGGGAGGGTTGTTGGCTTGAAAGTGCTTAATCTTTCCAATAATCaacttgag GTCATTCCGGATTCTATAGCTGGGTTAGAAATTCTCGAGGAGCTCATTCTTGCTTCAAATCTCTTAGAAGCATTGCCAGATTCAATTGGATTACTGCAAAACTTGAAAATCCTGGATGTCTCTAGCAACAAGATAGAGATCTTGCCTGACACCATTTGTCATTGCAG GTCATTGCTGGAATTGGATGTGAGCTTCAACCGCCTGACATACTTGCCGACTAATATTGGATATGAAATGTTGAATCTTCAGAGGCTTTCGATCCAGCTGAACAAGATTTGTTCCCTTCCCACTTCTATTTGTGAGATGAGATTTCTGTGCCACCTGGATGCTCATTTCAATGAGCTTCGTGGCCTTCCTCTTGCTATTGGGAATCTGGCAAATCTAGAGATCCTCAATTTGAGCAGTAATTTCAGTGACCTGAAAGAACTCCCTGAAACTTTTGGTGATTTGATGAACCTCAAGGAACTTGATCTTAGCAACAACCAGATATCAGCTCTGCCTGATACATTTGGTCGGCTGGATAACTTGACCAAGCTCAACTTGGACCAAAATCCTCTTGTAATTCCGCCAGCAGAAGTGGTTAAGGAAGGGGTCGAGGCTGTGAAGACTTTTATGGCTAAGAGGTGGCTTGACATATTGGTGGAGGAAGAAAGGAAGAGTATGCTTGAAGTACAAGAACAGGCACAGACTGGATGGTTGACACGCAGCACCTCTTGGTTGAAAACTTACGCATCTGGTGTTTCCGAGACTGTTTCAGGAATCTTAAGTCCGAGAGGTCCTAGAGATCCTTATCTTGATCAACAGCTTTGA
- the LOC7484413 gene encoding protein JOKA2 isoform X1 encodes MDSTMVIKVKYGDTLRRFNAHVKENEQLDLDMTALRAKILRLFNFPADCDLALTYIDEDGDVVTLADDDDLRDVMRQNLKFLRIDVQLNNDKFGKSYARSSGSSTPMRSPRVQSPLPCLNNGVAEVLKSVPEPLRGILSKISHDLASKAVASNAVRTELVDCFSKMGQSHLNPAPQSEDGAGSSVQTGAAVPTVVNASKDMGMLEDLPKSNSPFKTSQEESFENVTRTSAGPHTAVSAPVNLNRNPQASNPSAHCAPLASFVPAGDDGKEAKKQNTCRPTRKPVPFGLPTFPMNYGFPSHTDFPFSGVAVENDSAVRSPKSHAIKRSDYVNNPMFGMFHRGVQCDGCGVHPITGPRYKSKVKEDYDLCSICFAAMGNEADYIKMDRPMSCRNPWSSKCFNDPKSLAFPQPLYKGSCGVKGAQPKLDSRFVLDVNVSDGTVMPSSTPFTKIWRMRNSGSVVWPQGVRLVWIGGDQFFSADSVEIEIPVNGVPIDGELDIAADFVAPALPGRYISYWKMAHPSGVKFGQRIWVLIEVDASLKDPFFKDLNLNESPNWSGSKCPEDLDMNAQPADGCFLGPQNTTSLSEPVEPMVAEQPKSQELFPIDDALPVGHGVLASAPPEASASSVPVLYPMIDISEPVPVLYPMIDISETATTGPFEPLPAVDAPASSEGVNMESVVEKTLLKDLEEMGFKQVDLNKEILRRNEYDLEQSVDDLCGFAEWDPILEELQEMGFSDKEMNKKLLKKNNGSIRGVVMDILTGEKA; translated from the exons ATGGATTCTACTATGGTCATCAAG GTTAAATATGGTGATACGCTTAGGCGTTTTAATGCTCATGTGAAGGAGAATGAGCAACTCGATCTTGACATGACTGCACTGAGGGCAAAAATCCTCcgtctttttaattttcctgcTGACTGTGATCTCGCTTTAACTTATATTGATGAAGACGGGGATGTGGTAACACttgctgatgatgatgatctacGTGATGTGATGAGgcaaaacttgaaatttttgaGGATTGATGTACAGCTTAATAATGACAAGTTCGGTAAATCTTATGCCAGATCTAGTGGTAGTTCCACCCCTATGAGGTCCCCTCGAGTCCAGAGTCCATTGCCATGTCTCAACAATGGTGTTGCTGAAGTTTTGAAATCTGTGCCTGAGCCCCTACGAGGCATACTTTCCAAGATATCTCATGACCTGGCTTCAAAAGCTGTGGCATCCAATGCAGTGCGTACTGAGCTTGTTGACTGCTTTTCAAAGATGGGGCAATCCCATTTGAACCCAGCCCCCCAGTCTGAAGATGGTGCAGGTTCAAGTGTCCAAACTGGAGCTGCTGTTCCTACAGTTGTTAATGCATCCAAGGATATGGGTATGCTAGAAGACTTGCCAAAGTCAAACTCACCTTTCAAAACCAGCCAGGAAGAGAGCTTTGAAAATGTTACCAGGACTTCAGCGGGACCACACACAGCTGTCTCTGCTCCTGTTAATCTGAATCGGAACCCTCAAGCTTCCAATCCATCTGCACATTGTGCTCCCCTTGCATCATTTGTCCCTGCTGGTGATGATGGGAAGGAAGCCAAGAAACAGAATACCTGTCGTCCTACTAGGAAGCCTGTTCCCTTTGGTTTGCCCACCTTTCCTATGAATTACGGCTTTCCTTCACACactgattttccatttagtggAGTGGCTGTGGAAAATGACTCAGCTGTGCGTTCTCCAAAAAGTCATGCAATTAAGAGAAGCGACTATGTCAATAATCCCATGTTTGGCATGTTTCATAGGGGTGTTCAATGCGATGGATGTGGTGTTCATCCAATTACTGGACCTCGGTACAAGTCCAAAGT GAAAGAAGATTATGATCTCTGCAGTATCTGCTTTGCTGCCATGGGTAATGAAGCTGATTACATAAAGATGGACAGGCCGATGTCTTGCCGTAATCCTTGGTCTTCCAAGTGTTTCAATGATCCT AAATCTTTGGCCTTCCCACAGCCTCTCTACAAAGGTTCTTGTGGAGTAAAGGGAGCTCAACCTAAGCTAGACAGCCGTTTTGTTTTGGATGTCAATGTCTCAGACGGTACTGTGATGCCTTCATCTACACCCTTTACCAAGATATGGCGAATGCGCAACAGTGGTAGTGTTGTATGGCCCCAGGGAGTGCGGCTTGTGTGGATTGGTGGAGACCAGTTCTTCAGCGCTGATTCTGTTGAGATAGAG ATTCCAGTCAATGGCGTGCCTATTGATGGTGAACTTGATATTGCAGCTGATTTTGTAGCTCCTGCTCTGCCTGGTAGATACATATCTTATTGGAAGATGGCACACCCATCAGGTGTGAAATTTGGACAGCGCATCTGGGTTCTTATTGAG GTTGATGCTTCCCTGAAAGACCCATTCTTCAAAGATCTGAACTTGAATGAGTCCCCCAATTGGAGTGGTTCTAAATGCCCTGAAGATTTAGATATGAATGCCCAGCCTGCTGATGGCTGTTTTCTGGGGCCTCAGAATACTACCTCGCTTTCAGAACCAGTAGAGCCCATGGTTGCCGAACAGCCTAAGAGCCAGGAGTTGTTTCCTATTGATGACGCCTTGCCGGTTGGGCATGGTGTTTTAGCCTCTGCTCCTCCAGAGGCCAGCGCTTCATCTGTTCCTGTTTTATATCCAATGATAGACATTTCTGAACCAGTTCCTGTTTTATATCCAATGATAGACATTTCTGAAACAGCGACTACTGGTCCTTTTGAACCCCTTCCTGCTGTGGATGCTCCAGCTTCGTCTGAAGGAGTCAACATGGAAAGTGTTGTTGAGAAGACCCTCCTAAAGGATCTTGAGGAAATGGGCTTCAAGCAGGTTGATTTGAACAAAGAGATCTTGAGGCGAAATGAGTATGATCTAGAGCAGTCAGTGGATGATCTTTGCGGCTTTGCGGAGTGGGACCCCATTCTTGAGGAGCTGCAAGAGATG GGTTTCAGTGACAAGGAAATGAACAAGAAGCtgctaaagaaaaacaatgggAGTATCAGGGGTGTGGTCATGGATATTCTCACCGGGGAGAAGGCTTAG
- the LOC7484413 gene encoding protein JOKA2 isoform X2, whose product MDSTMVIKVKYGDTLRRFNAHVKENEQLDLDMTALRAKILRLFNFPADCDLALTYIDEDGDVVTLADDDDLRDVMRQNLKFLRIDVQLNNDKFGKSYARSSGSSTPMRSPRVQSPLPCLNNGVAEVLKSVPEPLRGILSKISHDLASKAVASNAVRTELVDCFSKMGQSHLNPAPQSEDGAGSSVQTGAAVPTVVNASKDMGMLEDLPKSNSPFKTSQEESFENVTRTSAGPHTAVSAPVNLNRNPQASNPSAHCAPLASFVPAGDDGKEAKKQNTCRPTRKPVPFGLPTFPMNYGFPSHTDFPFSGVAVENDSAVRSPKSHAIKRSDYVNNPMFGMFHRGVQCDGCGVHPITGPRYKSKVKEDYDLCSICFAAMGNEADYIKMDRPMSCRNPWSSKCFNDPKSLAFPQPLYKGSCGVKGAQPKLDSRFVLDVNVSDGTVMPSSTPFTKIWRMRNSGSVVWPQGVRLVWIGGDQFFSADSVEIEIPVNGVPIDGELDIAADFVAPALPGRYISYWKMAHPSGVKFGQRIWVLIEVDASLKDPFFKDLNLNESPNWSGSKCPEDLDMNAQPADGCFLGPQNTTSLSEPVEPMVAEQPKSQELFPIDDALPVGHGVLASAPPEASASSVPVLYPMIDISEPVPVLYPMIDISETATTGPFEPLPAVDAPASSEGVNMESVVEKTLLKDLEEMGFKQVDLNKEILRRNEYDLEQSVDDLCGFAEWDPILEELQEMGFSDKEMNKKLLKKNNGSIRGVVMDILTGEKA is encoded by the exons GTTAAATATGGTGATACGCTTAGGCGTTTTAATGCTCATGTGAAGGAGAATGAGCAACTCGATCTTGACATGACTGCACTGAGGGCAAAAATCCTCcgtctttttaattttcctgcTGACTGTGATCTCGCTTTAACTTATATTGATGAAGACGGGGATGTGGTAACACttgctgatgatgatgatctacGTGATGTGATGAGgcaaaacttgaaatttttgaGGATTGATGTACAGCTTAATAATGACAAGTTCGGTAAATCTTATGCCAGATCTAGTGGTAGTTCCACCCCTATGAGGTCCCCTCGAGTCCAGAGTCCATTGCCATGTCTCAACAATGGTGTTGCTGAAGTTTTGAAATCTGTGCCTGAGCCCCTACGAGGCATACTTTCCAAGATATCTCATGACCTGGCTTCAAAAGCTGTGGCATCCAATGCAGTGCGTACTGAGCTTGTTGACTGCTTTTCAAAGATGGGGCAATCCCATTTGAACCCAGCCCCCCAGTCTGAAGATGGTGCAGGTTCAAGTGTCCAAACTGGAGCTGCTGTTCCTACAGTTGTTAATGCATCCAAGGATATGGGTATGCTAGAAGACTTGCCAAAGTCAAACTCACCTTTCAAAACCAGCCAGGAAGAGAGCTTTGAAAATGTTACCAGGACTTCAGCGGGACCACACACAGCTGTCTCTGCTCCTGTTAATCTGAATCGGAACCCTCAAGCTTCCAATCCATCTGCACATTGTGCTCCCCTTGCATCATTTGTCCCTGCTGGTGATGATGGGAAGGAAGCCAAGAAACAGAATACCTGTCGTCCTACTAGGAAGCCTGTTCCCTTTGGTTTGCCCACCTTTCCTATGAATTACGGCTTTCCTTCACACactgattttccatttagtggAGTGGCTGTGGAAAATGACTCAGCTGTGCGTTCTCCAAAAAGTCATGCAATTAAGAGAAGCGACTATGTCAATAATCCCATGTTTGGCATGTTTCATAGGGGTGTTCAATGCGATGGATGTGGTGTTCATCCAATTACTGGACCTCGGTACAAGTCCAAAGT GAAAGAAGATTATGATCTCTGCAGTATCTGCTTTGCTGCCATGGGTAATGAAGCTGATTACATAAAGATGGACAGGCCGATGTCTTGCCGTAATCCTTGGTCTTCCAAGTGTTTCAATGATCCT AAATCTTTGGCCTTCCCACAGCCTCTCTACAAAGGTTCTTGTGGAGTAAAGGGAGCTCAACCTAAGCTAGACAGCCGTTTTGTTTTGGATGTCAATGTCTCAGACGGTACTGTGATGCCTTCATCTACACCCTTTACCAAGATATGGCGAATGCGCAACAGTGGTAGTGTTGTATGGCCCCAGGGAGTGCGGCTTGTGTGGATTGGTGGAGACCAGTTCTTCAGCGCTGATTCTGTTGAGATAGAG ATTCCAGTCAATGGCGTGCCTATTGATGGTGAACTTGATATTGCAGCTGATTTTGTAGCTCCTGCTCTGCCTGGTAGATACATATCTTATTGGAAGATGGCACACCCATCAGGTGTGAAATTTGGACAGCGCATCTGGGTTCTTATTGAG GTTGATGCTTCCCTGAAAGACCCATTCTTCAAAGATCTGAACTTGAATGAGTCCCCCAATTGGAGTGGTTCTAAATGCCCTGAAGATTTAGATATGAATGCCCAGCCTGCTGATGGCTGTTTTCTGGGGCCTCAGAATACTACCTCGCTTTCAGAACCAGTAGAGCCCATGGTTGCCGAACAGCCTAAGAGCCAGGAGTTGTTTCCTATTGATGACGCCTTGCCGGTTGGGCATGGTGTTTTAGCCTCTGCTCCTCCAGAGGCCAGCGCTTCATCTGTTCCTGTTTTATATCCAATGATAGACATTTCTGAACCAGTTCCTGTTTTATATCCAATGATAGACATTTCTGAAACAGCGACTACTGGTCCTTTTGAACCCCTTCCTGCTGTGGATGCTCCAGCTTCGTCTGAAGGAGTCAACATGGAAAGTGTTGTTGAGAAGACCCTCCTAAAGGATCTTGAGGAAATGGGCTTCAAGCAGGTTGATTTGAACAAAGAGATCTTGAGGCGAAATGAGTATGATCTAGAGCAGTCAGTGGATGATCTTTGCGGCTTTGCGGAGTGGGACCCCATTCTTGAGGAGCTGCAAGAGATG GGTTTCAGTGACAAGGAAATGAACAAGAAGCtgctaaagaaaaacaatgggAGTATCAGGGGTGTGGTCATGGATATTCTCACCGGGGAGAAGGCTTAG
- the LOC7484414 gene encoding uncharacterized protein LOC7484414, with translation MQLPSSEDKFARHGSINLQLLSTNCCKLSKKMSKGSAYQTRQRQGSNTTSGDYHDYISRLSKMPSIIHGAPQYPSVHKAFNNKVTQEEEVNEARQDNVNKKNPARSTKKVRVKEQVQVIDQNGNRKSEDIEEDVDDEADGFIKQKQKGFELCKWKTFKFT, from the coding sequence ATGCAACTACCATCTTCAGAGGATAAATTCGCAAGACATGGGTCTATAAATTTGCAGCTTCTCTCAACTAATTGTTGCAAACTGAGCAAAAAAATGTCTAAAGGCTCTGCCTACCAAACTAGGCAGCGGCAAGGCTCGAACACCACGTCCGGTGATTACCATGACTATATTTCGAGGTTATCAAAGATGCCTAGCATTATCCATGGTGCCCCCCAGTACCCAAGTGTTCACAAGGCCTTCAACAACAAGGTAactcaagaagaagaagttaatgAGGCTCGCCAAGACAATGTCAACAAGAAGAATCCCGCCAGGTCTACCAAGAAGGTTCGGGTGAAGGAGCAAGTGCAAGTTATCGATCAAAATGGGAATCGGAAATCAGAAGATATCGAAGAAGATGTTGATGATGAAGCTGATGGTTTCATCAAGCAGAAGCAAAAGGGCTTTGAACTGTGCAAATGGAAGACCTTCAAATTTACATAG